A section of the Streptomyces sp. NBC_01591 genome encodes:
- a CDS encoding aldo/keto reductase codes for MEQRHLGRTGLRVSRIGLGTLTWGRDTDEHDAAEQLKAFWEAGGTLVDTADVYGGGEAEYLLGQLVGGLVPRRDLVIATKAGSVADPYRRFDGSRGHLLDALDASLERLGTDHVDLWQIHAFDPVTPLDETLQALDLAVSTGRARYAGVSSFCGWQLAKAATWQLASPGVRTRLASTQMEYSLLQRGVEREVLPAALDLGVGLLPSSPLGRGVLTGKYRSGTPADSRGASELLAPFVEPYLDDAASRIVDGVTTAADGLATTPLQVALAWVRDRPGVVAPIVGARNAQQLTEALSVEALSLPDEICQALDDVSAPVHRYPDQDWSTL; via the coding sequence ATGGAGCAGAGGCATCTCGGCCGCACCGGCCTTCGAGTGTCCCGGATCGGACTCGGCACCCTCACCTGGGGCCGGGACACCGATGAGCACGACGCTGCCGAACAGCTGAAAGCCTTCTGGGAGGCGGGCGGCACGCTGGTCGACACGGCTGATGTGTACGGCGGCGGGGAGGCCGAATATCTGCTCGGGCAGCTCGTCGGCGGCCTGGTGCCACGGCGCGATCTGGTCATCGCGACGAAGGCCGGCAGCGTGGCCGACCCGTACCGCCGGTTCGACGGATCGCGCGGGCATCTGCTGGACGCGCTGGACGCCTCCCTGGAACGGCTGGGCACGGACCACGTGGATCTGTGGCAGATCCACGCCTTCGACCCGGTGACTCCGCTGGACGAGACCCTTCAGGCGCTGGATCTGGCGGTGTCCACCGGGCGCGCCCGGTACGCGGGGGTGTCGAGCTTCTGCGGCTGGCAGCTGGCCAAGGCGGCGACCTGGCAGCTCGCCTCGCCCGGGGTGCGCACCCGGCTGGCGAGCACACAGATGGAGTACTCGCTGTTGCAGCGGGGGGTGGAACGCGAGGTGCTGCCCGCCGCCCTCGATCTCGGCGTCGGGCTGCTGCCCTCCTCCCCGCTGGGCCGTGGCGTCCTCACCGGGAAGTACCGGTCGGGCACTCCGGCGGACTCGCGCGGCGCCTCGGAGCTGCTGGCTCCGTTCGTCGAGCCGTATCTCGACGATGCGGCGAGCCGCATCGTGGACGGGGTGACGACAGCGGCGGACGGCCTGGCCACGACGCCCCTCCAGGTGGCTCTCGCCTGGGTGCGGGACCGGCCCGGAGTGGTGGCCCCGATCGTCGGCGCGCGCAACGCGCAGCAGCTCACGGAGGCATTGTCAGTGGAGGCGCTTAGTCTTCCTGACGAGATCTGCCAGGCGCTCGACGATGTGTCGGCGCCCGTGCACCGCTATCCCGACCAGGACTGGAGCACGCTGTGA
- a CDS encoding pseudouridine synthase, translating into MRGRAKPPASPLPQRDGIDPVRLRLPEDPDGAWPTVRDHLLARFAGAIGARRVDAMFAEGRFVSVRGPVSADEPYAAGRYIWFHRDFAPEDPVPFPVGVVHRDEHLVIADKPHFLATTPRGRHITETAVARLRRELDLPELQPAHRLDRLTAGLVLFVVRPGERGAYQTMFRDRLVHKAYEAVAPYDPALVLPRTVRSRIVKERGVIAARKEPGEPNSESRIELLEHREGLGRYRLLPATGRTHQLRVHMNGLGLPLVHDPVYPVVEAEGAPDDFSRPLQLLARVLEFTDPVTGEPRRFESGLRLSAWPDR; encoded by the coding sequence GTGAGGGGGCGCGCGAAGCCCCCGGCGTCACCGCTGCCGCAGCGGGACGGGATCGATCCGGTCCGGCTGCGGCTCCCCGAGGATCCGGACGGGGCGTGGCCGACGGTGCGTGATCATCTGCTGGCACGGTTCGCGGGCGCGATCGGGGCGCGGCGGGTGGACGCCATGTTCGCCGAGGGGCGGTTCGTCTCCGTGCGGGGCCCGGTGTCCGCCGACGAACCGTACGCCGCGGGCCGGTACATCTGGTTCCACCGGGATTTCGCGCCCGAGGACCCGGTGCCGTTCCCGGTCGGTGTCGTCCACCGCGACGAGCATCTCGTCATCGCCGACAAGCCGCATTTCCTGGCGACGACGCCGCGCGGCCGGCACATCACCGAGACCGCGGTGGCCCGGCTGCGCCGCGAGCTGGATCTGCCGGAGTTGCAGCCGGCGCACCGGCTGGACCGGCTGACCGCGGGCCTCGTCCTGTTCGTCGTACGGCCCGGGGAGCGGGGCGCGTACCAGACGATGTTCCGGGACCGGCTGGTGCACAAGGCGTACGAGGCGGTGGCACCGTACGATCCGGCGCTGGTCCTCCCGCGGACCGTACGCAGCCGGATCGTGAAGGAGCGTGGGGTGATCGCCGCCCGTAAGGAGCCGGGCGAGCCGAACAGCGAGAGCCGGATCGAGCTGCTGGAGCACCGGGAGGGGCTCGGCCGCTACCGGCTGCTGCCCGCCACCGGGCGGACCCATCAGCTGCGGGTCCATATGAACGGCCTGGGGCTGCCGCTCGTCCACGACCCGGTCTATCCGGTGGTCGAGGCGGAAGGGGCGCCGGACGACTTCTCGCGCCCGCTCCAACTCCTCGCCCGGGTCCTGGAGTTCACCGATCCGGTCACGGGCGAGCCGCGCCGCTTCGAGAGCGGGCTGCGGCTCTCCGCGTGGCCGGACCGGTGA
- a CDS encoding ATP-dependent DNA helicase, with amino-acid sequence MTALPRGETPGSPAADDDGVVAPPSAAAPAPSAGDGAETDGGDSGTTGAGDAEPTPGTGEPADDATDVETDAADDDGAGDAAGEGADAAPAPLSEAEAELAAQRELRERIEKRKAEKEGPIAAGGKLSGKAADLLAAVRAVESGEQHATSFFDSPAPAAPRRTAPAPAPARPRAPEPSRAPQGAPPEAVAATAAVLAEGGAPAALAGPAAEALGAQAADALRADPWQLLAVPGVGPEQADGFARALLGDECGPDDERRTAALVGWLLERAALRGHTALDASEVRAALAGRSVTDPDAAVQHAIAEGVVLVFQDGQEDHDDQGSEAPAEPGEDADASTGQAGQEPVQVLLGLDRYALAEESLADGLARLVNACEKDADWTQATAAASSPSAAELIRAVAAHGLVAHTGGEAARAEPAALITAARGLGLRALGAAHSADGRRRLAEATGDPETAVTLAGLLSGEQGPGRDEEGAIAVDLLVVLDAPQLDVETAAILVESLADGTRLVLSGDPGVLGSAGAGRVFADVLAARACPQIVSRTPDPGPIGELVSGIGIGELNQVEAPGKEVVIVPVRDAGEAVHRTVQLVADSVPRAIGVPSSDTQVITVGHGGSAGTRALNAALKQRLNPGPGRFGGFDPGDRVVHVPAPGRAVPAVVVSADADGLHLDCAGTEVVVAQERVESSVRHGWALSAHQAAGMRWPAVVVVLPGDAVQGLSRSWVYTAFSRGERHLSVVHGVDQALQRAVAQSPAQDRTTRLRTLLETPAR; translated from the coding sequence GTGACTGCGCTTCCCCGGGGGGAAACCCCCGGCTCCCCGGCCGCCGACGACGACGGCGTCGTCGCGCCCCCCTCCGCCGCCGCGCCCGCCCCGTCCGCCGGGGACGGGGCGGAGACGGACGGGGGAGACTCCGGGACCACCGGGGCGGGCGACGCGGAGCCGACCCCCGGGACCGGCGAACCGGCCGACGACGCGACGGACGTGGAGACGGACGCGGCCGACGATGACGGCGCCGGGGACGCGGCCGGGGAAGGGGCGGATGCCGCCCCCGCACCGCTCTCCGAGGCCGAGGCCGAGCTCGCTGCCCAGCGTGAGCTCAGGGAGCGGATCGAGAAGCGCAAGGCCGAGAAGGAAGGCCCCATCGCCGCCGGGGGGAAGCTGAGCGGCAAGGCGGCCGACCTGCTGGCGGCCGTGCGTGCGGTGGAGAGCGGCGAGCAGCACGCCACCTCGTTCTTCGACTCCCCCGCGCCCGCCGCCCCCCGCCGCACCGCGCCCGCGCCCGCTCCGGCCCGCCCACGCGCCCCCGAACCGTCCCGAGCGCCCCAGGGCGCCCCGCCGGAGGCCGTCGCCGCGACCGCCGCCGTCCTGGCCGAGGGCGGGGCTCCGGCGGCGCTGGCGGGACCGGCAGCGGAGGCTCTCGGGGCGCAGGCGGCCGACGCCCTGCGCGCGGACCCTTGGCAGTTGCTGGCCGTGCCGGGAGTCGGGCCCGAGCAGGCGGACGGATTCGCGCGGGCCCTGCTCGGTGACGAGTGCGGCCCGGACGACGAGCGGCGGACCGCCGCCCTGGTCGGCTGGCTGCTGGAACGGGCCGCGCTCCGGGGCCACACGGCGCTGGACGCCTCGGAGGTACGGGCCGCGCTCGCCGGGCGTTCGGTGACCGACCCCGACGCGGCCGTGCAGCACGCCATCGCCGAGGGAGTCGTCCTGGTCTTCCAGGACGGCCAGGAGGACCACGACGACCAGGGGTCCGAGGCACCCGCGGAACCCGGCGAGGACGCCGACGCGAGCACCGGGCAGGCCGGACAGGAACCGGTACAGGTGCTGCTCGGCCTCGACCGCTACGCACTCGCCGAGGAGAGCCTCGCCGACGGCCTGGCCCGGCTGGTCAACGCCTGCGAGAAGGACGCCGACTGGACGCAGGCGACCGCGGCCGCGAGCTCCCCGTCGGCAGCCGAGCTGATCCGCGCGGTCGCGGCCCACGGCCTCGTGGCACACACCGGGGGCGAGGCCGCCAGGGCCGAGCCCGCCGCCCTGATCACCGCGGCCCGCGGCCTCGGGCTGCGCGCCCTGGGCGCCGCGCACAGCGCCGACGGCAGGCGCCGGCTGGCCGAGGCGACCGGCGATCCCGAAACGGCTGTCACCCTCGCCGGTCTGCTCTCGGGCGAGCAGGGCCCGGGGCGCGACGAGGAAGGGGCGATCGCCGTCGACCTGCTCGTCGTGCTGGACGCCCCGCAGCTGGACGTCGAGACCGCCGCGATCCTGGTCGAGTCGCTGGCCGACGGCACCCGCCTGGTGCTCAGCGGCGATCCCGGTGTGCTGGGATCGGCCGGTGCGGGAAGGGTGTTCGCTGATGTGCTCGCGGCCCGCGCGTGCCCGCAGATCGTCTCCCGCACACCGGATCCGGGACCGATCGGCGAGCTGGTCTCCGGCATCGGCATCGGCGAGCTGAACCAGGTCGAGGCGCCCGGCAAGGAGGTGGTGATCGTCCCCGTACGCGATGCGGGCGAGGCGGTGCACCGCACCGTGCAGCTGGTGGCCGACTCGGTGCCGCGCGCCATCGGCGTACCGTCGTCCGACACCCAGGTGATCACCGTCGGCCACGGCGGCTCGGCAGGCACCCGGGCGCTGAACGCGGCACTGAAGCAGCGGCTCAACCCCGGTCCTGGCAGGTTCGGCGGCTTCGACCCGGGCGACCGCGTCGTCCACGTCCCGGCGCCCGGCAGGGCCGTGCCCGCGGTGGTCGTCTCGGCGGACGCCGACGGCCTGCATCTGGACTGCGCGGGCACGGAGGTCGTCGTGGCCCAGGAGCGGGTGGAGTCCTCCGTGCGCCATGGCTGGGCCCTCAGCGCCCACCAGGCGGCCGGGATGCGGTGGCCCGCAGTGGTCGTCGTGCTGCCGGGCGACGCGGTGCAGGGGCTGAGCCGCTCCTGGGTGTACACCGCCTTCAGCCGCGGGGAGCGGCATCTGTCCGTGGTGCACGGGGTGGATCAGGCACTCCAGCGCGCGGTCGCCCAGTCCCCGGCCCAGGACCGCACGACGCGGCTGCGCACCCTGCTGGAGACCCCGGCCCGCTGA
- a CDS encoding LLM class F420-dependent oxidoreductase, with amino-acid sequence MRLGINLGYWGAGMDGDNLAVAQEADRLGYDVCWAAEAYGSDAPTVLAWVAARTESIDVGSAIMQIPARQPAMTAMTAATLDSLSGGRFRLGLGVSGPQVSEGWYGVKFDKPLARTREYVEIVRRAMSRERLSYEGQHWTLPLPDGPGKPIKLTVHPQREHIPLYIAAIGPKNLEQTGEIADGALLIFPSAEHLEDTAVKYLRAGREKAGLTMDGFDVCPTLPLAVGDDVNGLADMFRPYTALYVGGMGSRKQNFYNQLAQRMGYEKEAAEVQDKYLSGDKSGAAAAVPHQLIDQTTLLGPVERIAERMQAYAAAGVTTLTLAPAGFTLEERLTALRAGTAALERSGLA; translated from the coding sequence ATGCGGCTCGGCATCAATCTCGGTTACTGGGGCGCGGGAATGGACGGCGACAATCTCGCCGTCGCCCAGGAGGCCGACCGGCTCGGATACGACGTCTGCTGGGCGGCAGAGGCGTACGGCTCCGACGCGCCGACCGTGCTCGCCTGGGTCGCCGCCCGGACCGAGTCCATCGACGTCGGCTCCGCGATCATGCAGATCCCGGCCCGCCAGCCGGCCATGACGGCGATGACCGCCGCCACCCTCGACTCGCTCTCCGGCGGCCGGTTCCGGCTCGGCCTCGGCGTGTCGGGACCGCAGGTCTCCGAGGGCTGGTACGGCGTCAAGTTCGACAAGCCGCTGGCCCGCACCCGGGAGTACGTCGAGATCGTCCGCAGGGCGATGTCCCGCGAGCGGCTCTCGTACGAGGGGCAGCACTGGACGCTGCCGCTGCCGGACGGTCCGGGCAAGCCCATCAAGCTGACCGTCCACCCGCAGCGCGAGCACATCCCGCTCTACATCGCTGCGATCGGCCCGAAGAACCTGGAGCAGACCGGCGAGATCGCCGACGGCGCGCTGCTGATCTTCCCCTCCGCCGAGCACCTGGAGGACACCGCCGTGAAGTATCTGCGGGCGGGCCGCGAGAAGGCCGGCCTGACCATGGACGGCTTCGACGTCTGCCCCACCCTGCCGCTCGCCGTCGGTGACGACGTCAACGGTCTCGCGGACATGTTCCGTCCGTACACCGCCCTGTACGTGGGCGGCATGGGCAGCCGCAAGCAGAACTTCTACAACCAGCTCGCGCAGCGCATGGGCTACGAGAAGGAAGCCGCCGAGGTCCAGGACAAGTACCTGTCCGGTGACAAGAGCGGTGCCGCCGCCGCAGTGCCGCACCAGCTGATCGACCAGACCACGCTGCTCGGCCCGGTCGAGCGGATCGCCGAGCGGATGCAGGCCTACGCGGCCGCGGGTGTCACGACGCTGACCCTCGCCCCGGCCGGGTTCACGCTCGAAGAGCGGCTCACGGCCTTGAGGGCCGGCACGGCCGCGCTGGAGCGCTCCGGGCTCGCATAG
- a CDS encoding M20/M25/M40 family metallo-hydrolase, whose protein sequence is MSETNTAWTGSGEDEVVDLCRELIRIDTSNYGDHSGPGERGAAEYVAEKLAEVGLEPQIFESHKGRASTVARIEGEDPSRPALLIHGHTDVVPANAHDWTHHPFSGEVADGCVWGRGAVDMKDMDAMTLAVVRDRMRSGRKPPRDIVLAFLADEEAGGTYGARYLVDKHPGLFEGVTEAIGEVGGFSFTVNEKLRLYLVETAQKGMHWMRLTVDGTAGHGSMTNDDNAITELCEAVGRLGRHKWPVRVTKTVRSFLDELSDALGTPLDPEDMEATLAKLGGIAKMVGATLRNSAAPTMLGAGYKVNVIPGQAIAHVDGRFLPGFEDEFLADLDRILGPRVKREDVHGDKALETSFDGSLVDAMQVALKAEDPIARAVPYMLSGGTDAKSFDDLGIRCFGFAPLKLPPELDFAGMFHGVDERVPVDGLKFGVRVLDRFIDNS, encoded by the coding sequence GTGAGCGAGACCAACACGGCTTGGACCGGCTCGGGCGAGGACGAGGTCGTGGACCTCTGTCGCGAGCTGATCCGGATCGACACCAGCAACTACGGGGACCATTCGGGACCGGGGGAGCGGGGCGCGGCCGAGTACGTCGCGGAGAAGCTCGCCGAGGTCGGGCTGGAGCCGCAGATCTTCGAGTCCCACAAGGGCCGCGCCTCGACCGTGGCGCGGATCGAGGGAGAGGACCCGTCCAGGCCCGCGCTGCTGATCCACGGCCACACCGACGTGGTTCCGGCCAATGCCCACGACTGGACGCACCACCCGTTCTCGGGCGAGGTCGCGGACGGCTGCGTGTGGGGCCGCGGCGCGGTCGACATGAAGGACATGGACGCGATGACCCTCGCGGTCGTCCGTGACCGGATGCGCAGCGGCCGCAAGCCCCCGCGCGACATCGTGCTGGCCTTCCTCGCGGACGAGGAGGCGGGCGGTACGTACGGCGCGAGGTACCTCGTGGACAAGCACCCCGGCCTCTTCGAGGGAGTCACCGAGGCGATCGGCGAGGTCGGCGGCTTCTCCTTCACGGTGAACGAGAAGCTGCGGCTCTACCTCGTCGAGACGGCCCAGAAGGGCATGCACTGGATGCGCCTCACCGTGGACGGCACCGCCGGCCACGGCTCGATGACCAATGACGACAACGCGATCACCGAACTCTGCGAGGCGGTCGGTCGGCTCGGGCGGCACAAGTGGCCGGTCCGGGTGACCAAGACCGTACGGTCCTTCCTGGACGAGCTGTCCGACGCGCTCGGCACCCCGCTCGACCCGGAGGACATGGAGGCCACGCTCGCCAAGCTGGGCGGCATCGCCAAGATGGTCGGCGCCACGCTCCGCAACTCCGCCGCTCCCACCATGCTGGGTGCCGGTTACAAGGTGAACGTCATCCCCGGCCAGGCCATCGCCCATGTCGACGGCCGTTTCCTGCCCGGCTTCGAGGACGAGTTCCTGGCCGATCTGGACCGGATCCTAGGCCCGCGCGTGAAGCGCGAGGACGTGCACGGCGACAAGGCGCTGGAGACCAGCTTCGACGGCTCGCTCGTCGACGCGATGCAGGTCGCCCTGAAGGCGGAGGACCCGATCGCCCGTGCCGTTCCCTACATGCTCTCCGGCGGCACCGACGCCAAGTCCTTCGACGACCTGGGTATCCGCTGCTTCGGATTCGCCCCGCTGAAGCTGCCGCCGGAGCTCGACTTCGCGGGCATGTTCCACGGTGTGGACGAGCGTGTGCCGGTGGACGGTCTGAAGTTCGGCGTGCGGGTGCTCGACCGCTTCATTGACAACTCCTGA
- a CDS encoding chaplin, with protein MRQVTRKGLITMAAAGGVLALSGGYAHADAGAAGDASNSPGVLSGNSVQIPVDVPVNVCGNPVSVVGLLNPAAGNTCGNGSQSTASGRHASGSQVSGDRTQAHRAGTGKHRAATSDNGSRATAEGTATGSPGVLSGNNIAVPIDIPVNVCGNSFTIGGLLNPASGNDCGNGTDVVTPPVGTPVTPVTETEPPAPGPRTVPNVPETQNVAQLAHTGAGGLDLLIPAGAGLLLAGAGTVLYRRARTSA; from the coding sequence ATGCGACAGGTCACGCGTAAAGGCCTGATCACCATGGCGGCCGCGGGCGGCGTGCTCGCGCTGAGTGGCGGTTATGCGCATGCCGACGCGGGAGCGGCCGGCGACGCATCGAATTCCCCGGGGGTGCTTTCCGGGAATTCGGTACAGATCCCGGTGGACGTACCGGTCAACGTATGCGGCAACCCCGTGAGCGTCGTGGGGCTGCTGAACCCGGCTGCGGGAAACACCTGCGGAAACGGTTCACAGAGCACCGCCTCGGGTCGGCACGCCTCGGGCAGTCAGGTCTCCGGCGACCGGACCCAGGCCCACCGTGCGGGCACCGGCAAGCACCGCGCCGCCACGAGCGACAACGGGAGCCGGGCGACGGCCGAGGGGACCGCGACGGGTTCGCCCGGCGTGCTCTCGGGCAACAACATCGCGGTGCCCATCGACATCCCCGTGAACGTCTGCGGGAACAGCTTCACCATCGGTGGACTGCTCAACCCGGCCTCCGGCAACGACTGCGGGAACGGGACGGATGTCGTCACGCCGCCCGTCGGCACCCCGGTCACCCCGGTCACCGAGACCGAACCTCCGGCTCCCGGGCCGCGGACCGTACCGAACGTGCCCGAGACACAGAACGTCGCGCAGCTCGCACACACCGGAGCGGGCGGCCTCGACCTGCTGATCCCGGCGGGCGCGGGCCTGCTGCTGGCGGGTGCGGGCACGGTGCTCTACCGCCGCGCCCGGACGTCCGCGTAG
- the chpH gene encoding chaplin ChpH — MIKKVVAAAAVTGGLVLAGAGMAVADSGAQGAAVGSPGVLSGNNIQVPVHVPVNVCGNTISVIGLLNPAFGNTCVNA, encoded by the coding sequence ATGATCAAGAAGGTCGTCGCTGCTGCGGCTGTCACTGGTGGTCTGGTGCTCGCGGGTGCGGGCATGGCCGTCGCGGACTCCGGTGCCCAGGGTGCCGCTGTCGGCAGTCCCGGCGTGCTCTCGGGCAACAACATTCAGGTGCCCGTGCACGTGCCGGTGAACGTGTGCGGTAACACGATCTCCGTGATCGGGCTGCTGAACCCCGCCTTCGGCAACACCTGCGTCAACGCCTGA
- a CDS encoding DUF5703 family protein has protein sequence MPEYEFVDVYVPRGVSRKETARLLTDHAEYGHWELDRLTLRRDGSRRVRLRRRIIRQLRATW, from the coding sequence ATGCCGGAATACGAATTTGTCGATGTGTACGTGCCGCGCGGGGTGTCCCGGAAGGAGACGGCCCGCCTGCTGACCGACCATGCCGAGTACGGTCACTGGGAGTTGGACCGGCTGACGCTGCGCCGCGACGGCAGCCGCAGGGTACGCCTGCGGCGGCGGATCATCCGCCAGCTCCGGGCCACCTGGTGA
- a CDS encoding ferritin-like domain-containing protein, with amino-acid sequence MLSARNLFQEILDDDDTFRLFCSIAAGGEAQGGWENGRIAALVPESQRALAPKIARHGADEDKHGRIFNVLLRKRGLQPVEIPHETDYTMLLEKHGIGLAHEQLRGEERLSERDIITYLAHSRVTEQRASEQMALLRKHFGDHPGLGRAVKMISNDEDNHLAYCHEELLRFARAGHGRTIQRTLRECALAEIRVYRDVSLAVMDHMGRILGWSRARSAVLAAGIHGVYAYERLVGWRRMVSLEQPERRDALGGPATPEPEFA; translated from the coding sequence ATGCTCTCGGCAAGGAACCTGTTCCAGGAGATTCTGGACGACGACGATACGTTCCGGCTGTTCTGTTCCATCGCGGCCGGCGGGGAGGCCCAGGGCGGCTGGGAGAACGGCCGTATCGCGGCCCTGGTGCCCGAGAGCCAGCGCGCCCTGGCACCCAAGATCGCCCGGCACGGCGCCGACGAGGACAAGCACGGCAGGATCTTCAACGTGCTGCTGAGGAAGCGCGGGCTCCAGCCGGTGGAGATCCCGCACGAGACCGACTACACGATGCTGCTGGAGAAGCACGGCATCGGCCTCGCCCATGAGCAGCTGCGGGGTGAGGAACGGCTCTCCGAGCGCGACATCATCACCTACCTCGCCCACAGCCGGGTCACCGAGCAGCGTGCCTCCGAGCAGATGGCCCTGCTGCGCAAGCACTTCGGCGACCACCCCGGCCTCGGCCGCGCCGTGAAAATGATCTCGAACGACGAGGACAACCACCTGGCGTACTGCCACGAGGAGCTGCTCCGCTTCGCCCGGGCCGGACACGGCCGCACCATCCAGCGCACCCTGCGCGAGTGCGCGCTCGCCGAGATCCGGGTGTACCGCGACGTCAGCCTCGCCGTGATGGACCACATGGGCCGGATCCTGGGCTGGTCCCGGGCCAGATCGGCGGTGCTCGCCGCCGGGATCCACGGCGTCTACGCGTACGAACGGCTCGTGGGGTGGCGGCGCATGGTGAGCCTGGAGCAGCCCGAGCGGCGCGACGCGCTGGGCGGTCCCGCCACGCCGGAGCCCGAGTTCGCCTGA
- a CDS encoding MBL fold metallo-hydrolase, with translation MAARIDHLVTSGTFALDGGEWDVDNNVWIVGDDTEAIVIDAAHDAAAIEAALNGRTLRAIVCTHAHNDHIDAAPALADATGAPILLHPDDLPLWKQTHPDRLPDGELADGQELEIAGTTLKVLHTPGHAPGAVCLHAPEQAAVFTGDTLFQGGPGATGRSFSHFPTIVASIRDRLLALPPETTVRTGHGDSTTIGAEAPHLDEWIARGH, from the coding sequence ATGGCCGCCCGCATCGACCACCTCGTCACCTCCGGCACCTTCGCCCTCGACGGCGGGGAGTGGGACGTCGACAACAACGTCTGGATCGTCGGCGACGACACCGAGGCGATCGTCATCGACGCCGCCCATGACGCCGCCGCCATCGAGGCCGCGCTGAACGGCCGTACGCTGCGCGCCATCGTCTGCACGCACGCGCACAACGACCACATCGACGCCGCCCCGGCCCTCGCCGACGCGACCGGCGCACCGATCCTGCTGCACCCCGACGACCTGCCGCTGTGGAAGCAGACCCACCCGGACCGCCTCCCGGACGGCGAACTGGCCGACGGCCAGGAGCTGGAGATCGCCGGAACGACGCTCAAGGTCCTGCACACCCCCGGTCACGCCCCGGGCGCCGTCTGCCTCCACGCCCCCGAGCAGGCCGCCGTCTTCACCGGGGACACGCTCTTCCAGGGCGGGCCCGGCGCCACCGGACGGTCCTTCTCCCACTTCCCGACCATCGTCGCGTCGATCAGGGACCGGCTGCTCGCGCTCCCGCCGGAGACCACCGTCCGTACCGGACACGGCGATTCCACCACCATCGGCGCGGAGGCCCCGCACCTGGACGAGTGGATCGCCCGCGGTCACTGA
- a CDS encoding S-(hydroxymethyl)mycothiol dehydrogenase produces the protein MSQQVQGVIAPGKNEPVRIETIVIPDPGPGEAVVKIQACGVCHTDLHYKQGGINDEFPFLLGHEASGVVESVGEGVTDVEPGDFVILNWRAVCGQCRACLRGRPWYCFNTHNAKQKMTLLDGTELSPALGIGAFAEKTLVAAGQCTKVDPEVSPAVAGLLGCGVMAGIGAAINTGQVGRGDSVAVIGCGGVGDAAIAGARLAGAAKIIAVDIDDRKLETAKTMGATHTVNSRSTDPVEAIRSLTDGNGADVVIEAVGRPETYKQAFYARDLAGTVVLVGVPTPEMQLELPLIDVFGRGGSLKSSWYGDCLPSRDFPMLIDLHQQGRIDLGAFVTETIGLGDVEQAFARMHDGDVLRSVVVF, from the coding sequence ATGTCGCAGCAGGTGCAAGGGGTCATCGCACCGGGGAAGAACGAGCCGGTACGGATCGAGACGATCGTGATCCCGGACCCGGGCCCCGGCGAGGCCGTGGTGAAGATCCAGGCGTGCGGCGTCTGCCACACCGATCTGCATTACAAGCAGGGCGGTATCAACGACGAATTCCCCTTCCTGCTCGGCCACGAGGCCTCGGGCGTGGTGGAGTCCGTCGGCGAGGGCGTCACGGACGTCGAGCCCGGCGACTTCGTCATCCTCAACTGGCGTGCCGTGTGCGGGCAGTGCCGCGCGTGTCTGCGCGGCCGCCCCTGGTACTGCTTCAACACCCACAACGCCAAGCAGAAGATGACGCTGCTCGACGGCACGGAACTGTCGCCGGCCCTCGGCATCGGCGCGTTCGCCGAGAAGACCCTGGTCGCCGCCGGTCAGTGCACCAAGGTCGACCCGGAGGTCTCCCCGGCCGTCGCCGGTCTGCTCGGCTGCGGTGTGATGGCGGGCATCGGCGCCGCCATCAACACCGGACAGGTCGGCCGCGGCGACTCGGTCGCCGTGATCGGCTGCGGCGGTGTCGGTGACGCGGCGATCGCCGGAGCCCGGCTGGCCGGCGCGGCGAAGATCATCGCCGTGGACATCGACGACCGCAAGCTGGAGACGGCAAAGACGATGGGCGCCACGCACACCGTCAACTCCCGCTCCACCGACCCGGTCGAGGCGATCCGCTCCCTGACCGACGGCAACGGCGCGGATGTCGTCATCGAGGCGGTCGGCCGCCCGGAGACGTACAAGCAGGCCTTCTACGCCCGCGACCTCGCCGGCACCGTCGTCCTGGTCGGCGTCCCCACCCCGGAGATGCAGCTGGAGCTGCCGCTCATCGACGTCTTCGGGCGCGGCGGTTCGCTCAAGTCCTCGTGGTACGGCGACTGCCTGCCCTCGCGCGACTTCCCGATGCTGATCGACCTGCACCAGCAGGGCCGGATCGACCTCGGCGCGTTCGTCACCGAGACCATCGGACTCGGCGACGTCGAGCAGGCCTTCGCCCGGATGCACGACGGCGACGTGCTGCGCTCGGTGGTGGTCTTCTGA